A single genomic interval of Desulfobaccales bacterium harbors:
- a CDS encoding archaemetzincin family Zn-dependent metalloprotease, producing the protein MPSQQRKKPPALSIALTKMGQIPQTALRVIAGNIQAILETPVEMLPAMAIPEEAFQRHRCQYDAGLVLKYLARFSFPHHSRILAITDVDLCTPILTFVFGQAELGLNLAIISDFRLKYTKDGIMASEGTYYERLAKVALHEIAHTFSLYHCETPKCLMRFSQGLSHLDELNIFFCERCSFMLRQGMRNLHI; encoded by the coding sequence ATGCCGTCACAGCAACGAAAAAAACCGCCTGCCCTCTCGATCGCTCTGACAAAGATGGGCCAGATACCGCAGACGGCGCTCCGAGTTATAGCAGGGAACATTCAAGCGATACTTGAAACTCCGGTCGAGATGCTGCCTGCGATGGCAATCCCGGAAGAAGCGTTTCAGCGCCATCGATGTCAGTATGATGCCGGACTCGTTCTGAAGTACCTGGCCCGGTTTTCCTTTCCACATCATTCGCGCATTCTTGCCATCACGGACGTGGATCTTTGCACTCCCATACTAACCTTTGTATTCGGTCAAGCGGAGTTGGGGCTAAACCTGGCAATTATCTCCGATTTCCGCCTAAAGTACACGAAAGACGGGATCATGGCTTCGGAGGGCACCTATTATGAACGTCTGGCCAAGGTCGCCCTCCATGAGATTGCTCACACTTTTTCCCTTTACCATTGTGAGACCCCCAAATGCCTCATGCGATTCAGCCAGGGACTCAGCCACCTCGACGAATTAAACATTTTTTTTTGTGAGCGGTGCAGTTTCATGCTTCGCCAAGGCATGAGAAACCTTCATATATAG
- a CDS encoding ATP-binding protein: MKTPNDWKTRLFDCLSLPTLILKPNRIVVDVNANFLEKFRANKKEIVGKTCHDFFYQSVEPCPIKTCPIAKVLADRHGHSVLELVTTSAGIEKWDNRVFSPILNEAGEVLYIVESIHDVTQLKMLERELSGAKDLTQKLIQSSTTAIIAADSRGKIVTMNPAAEELTGYSLREAHERINVEDLYPPGQAREIMKILRDESLGGKGKLHLSRFTLIHAQGEEIPVELTAAIIYEGGQEAATVGLFNDLRERLKHEQSMREMLSRISRAEKMASLGQLAAGVAHEINNPLTGIIFYADLLLNPLEEDDPRRHSLTCIYEDARRCGKIIKNLLAYSRQETPSKEILHVNTLLEHSLDLIRDTKFFMGIQIRKELSEDIMLIKGDRDQLGQVIVNLVLNAVDAMDHEGTMTLRTYLNKPAQTACIEVSDTGRGIPETDLALIFDPFFTTKAPGKGTGLGLSTAYGIVKENKGRIWVKETSQRGTTFAVELPLYLPSAPGNNPS; encoded by the coding sequence ATGAAAACCCCGAACGACTGGAAAACCAGACTTTTCGACTGCCTTTCTCTTCCTACCCTGATCCTGAAACCCAATAGGATCGTAGTGGACGTGAACGCTAACTTCCTGGAGAAGTTCAGGGCCAATAAAAAGGAAATAGTCGGGAAGACTTGTCACGATTTCTTCTACCAGTCAGTGGAGCCTTGTCCGATAAAAACTTGCCCTATCGCAAAGGTTCTGGCGGACCGTCATGGACATTCCGTCCTGGAACTTGTGACAACCAGCGCTGGAATAGAAAAATGGGATAATCGTGTTTTCTCCCCGATCCTCAACGAGGCTGGCGAGGTTCTGTATATAGTTGAAAGTATTCATGATGTCACACAATTAAAGATGCTCGAGCGAGAACTCTCGGGCGCCAAAGACCTTACCCAAAAACTCATACAGAGTTCAACCACTGCTATAATCGCCGCAGATAGCCGAGGCAAAATTGTGACTATGAACCCCGCTGCCGAGGAACTCACGGGATATTCGCTGAGAGAGGCGCATGAAAGAATAAACGTCGAGGACCTTTACCCCCCGGGCCAGGCAAGGGAGATTATGAAAATTTTGAGGGACGAAAGCCTGGGAGGCAAAGGCAAGCTGCACCTGAGCAGATTTACCCTTATTCATGCTCAAGGCGAGGAGATCCCGGTGGAGCTCACTGCCGCGATCATTTACGAGGGCGGTCAGGAAGCTGCCACCGTCGGGTTGTTTAATGACTTAAGAGAGAGGCTCAAACACGAGCAATCAATGCGGGAGATGCTCAGTCGAATTTCGCGAGCGGAAAAAATGGCTTCCCTGGGTCAGCTCGCAGCCGGGGTCGCTCATGAAATAAACAATCCCCTGACCGGAATTATTTTCTACGCCGATCTTTTACTGAATCCACTCGAAGAGGATGATCCCCGGCGGCACAGTCTAACGTGCATCTATGAAGACGCCAGAAGGTGCGGCAAAATTATAAAGAACCTCCTTGCCTATAGTAGACAGGAAACCCCCAGCAAGGAAATCCTCCACGTCAATACGCTTCTTGAGCACAGCTTGGATCTCATTCGTGACACAAAGTTTTTCATGGGTATCCAGATCAGGAAAGAGCTTTCAGAGGATATAATGCTAATCAAAGGCGATAGAGATCAACTGGGCCAGGTGATTGTTAATCTCGTTTTGAATGCCGTGGACGCTATGGACCATGAAGGAACCATGACGCTTCGGACTTATCTTAACAAGCCCGCGCAAACAGCCTGTATCGAAGTTTCCGACACGGGCCGGGGTATTCCGGAAACGGACCTCGCCCTGATATTCGATCCGTTTTTTACCACCAAAGCACCGGGAAAAGGTACAGGGCTGGGCTTGAGCACCGCTTATGGAATAGTCAAAGAGAACAAGGGACGTATCTGGGTAAAGGAAACGAGCCAGAGAGGGACAACGTTCGCGGTGGAACTTCCCCTTTATCTGCCTTCCGCCCCTGGAAATAACCCGTCCTGA